The following DNA comes from Thermococcus sp..
CGCGGAGGACCTAATTAGGATTATCTCATCCCTCGACGCTGAGAGGGCAAAGCTCCGCGGGGAGGTTATCTACTACACCGACGACTGGGATGCCCTGATAAGGGAGAGGATTGCCAAGGGGAAACGACATACTGCCTTTGACTTCTACAATCCGGCGTTGCTTGACATCTGGGAGGAAAAAGTCAGACTTGGCAGGAAACTCGAAAGGCTTGAAAAGGCATTATATGGGATTCTAGGAGGGATTATTGTAGCAACGGGCGTTATAACACTGCTGACTGGTGTCCCATGGCTACTGGTTGGTATTTCTCTAATACCCCTTGCAATTTTTATCCGGACCTATGTTAGAAGTTCACTTGACCTAATTTACTACGAGCTCACCCAGTTCTTTATCGATGAGTTGAGGGCCATCCTAACTAAGCACCGTCTCTCCGAGGACAGATATAAATTTAAACTCTTTACCGGGGGTTACTTCGGTATTAGAACCAAGAAAACACCATCCGGCATTTTTGCGGTTGTTGAAGGTAAATCTGAGGAGTAATTGTTAAATATTGTTCCTTATATCTTTATATTGGAGGGTGAGTAATGGGGTTAGTCCTGAAAAGGCGGGGTCAAATTTCGCTCGAGTTCATGCTGGTGTTCGCGATAATGTTAATTATGCTACTCTATTCAGTCAGAAACGTTACGTTTAGTTCGGACTCTCCTTCCAA
Coding sequences within:
- a CDS encoding class III signal peptide-containing protein, whose protein sequence is MGLVLKRRGQISLEFMLVFAIMLIMLLYSVRNVTFSSDSPS